Proteins from a genomic interval of Planctomycetota bacterium:
- a CDS encoding DUF502 domain-containing protein, which produces MDAQPKVKKRSGFQQFFLRGLAILLPTVLTIWIVVAVYGFVDQNIAGPINAGVRSVMISYTEFPAIDQTDVSDFEKGMTNEQRAAWRAAGSKPDWLRREARRQALETWWGRITIGNWQVMNLIGLLVAAILIYSVGRILGSFIGRRIYVRIEGFLQRLPVFKHVYPHVKQVTDFLVGSEGKEKLRFSKVVAVEYPRKGMWSVGLVTGDTMRTIQERAGRPCVTIFVPSSPTPFTGYVITVPIEDMIELPVPIDQALKFTVSGGVIVPPTEVIEVGGGEGTDGSPRALPQEAGDAGG; this is translated from the coding sequence ATGGATGCGCAACCCAAAGTGAAAAAGCGATCGGGCTTTCAGCAGTTCTTTCTGCGGGGGCTGGCCATTCTGCTGCCGACGGTGCTGACGATCTGGATCGTCGTGGCGGTGTATGGTTTCGTCGATCAGAACATCGCCGGGCCGATCAATGCCGGCGTGCGCTCCGTGATGATCAGCTACACGGAATTCCCGGCGATCGATCAGACGGACGTGAGCGATTTCGAGAAGGGGATGACCAACGAGCAGCGTGCCGCATGGCGTGCCGCGGGATCAAAACCCGACTGGCTTCGCCGCGAGGCGCGGCGGCAGGCGCTGGAGACATGGTGGGGCCGCATCACCATCGGCAACTGGCAGGTGATGAACCTGATCGGATTGCTTGTGGCGGCGATCCTGATCTACTCGGTCGGTCGGATTCTCGGCTCGTTCATCGGCCGGCGCATTTATGTGCGGATCGAGGGATTCTTACAGCGACTGCCGGTGTTCAAGCACGTGTACCCGCATGTGAAGCAGGTGACCGACTTTCTGGTCGGCTCCGAGGGCAAGGAGAAGCTGCGGTTCTCGAAGGTTGTCGCGGTCGAATATCCGCGCAAGGGAATGTGGTCGGTCGGACTCGTCACCGGCGACACGATGCGGACGATTCAGGAGCGGGCGGGGCGGCCGTGTGTCACGATCTTCGTGCCCTCCTCGCCGACGCCGTTTACGGGCTACGTCATCACGGTGCCGATCGAAGACATGATCGAGCTTCCCGTACCGATCGATCAGGCGTTAAAATTCACCGTCAGCGGCGGCGTGATCGTCCCGCCGACGGAGGTGATCGAGGTGGGGGGGGGCGAGGGAACGGATGGGTCGCCCCGGGCGCTGCCGCAGGAGGCCGGCGACGCGGGCGGGTAA